The following proteins are encoded in a genomic region of Streptomyces lunaelactis:
- a CDS encoding long-chain-fatty-acid--CoA ligase, protein MSVAGVLADTAAQRPNHSAVIYESEHFTYGWLWEQARRYASVLRANGVRPGDRVAMLLVDTPQFPAVYFGVLAAGAVAIPLNVMSTASEIDHVLTDADAHFLVCSASLLARASKEAEPLGTVLLTVGPGPAGTVDLENAAQETAPIDDSAVREPDDVAVVFYTSGTTGEPKGVMLTHRNILYNVERMVTTPYAFRSDDVLLGCLPLSHGFGQICGMLTGFRAGISIVMMPRFSGREALALMTKHRCTVFMGVPTMYFKLLDAVAQGEQVPRLDRVYSGGSALPVKTLEDVRSAFGCPVYEGYGMTETSCSVAYHYPGLTFRSGTVGVPITGITVGIARPNSDRIDLLPAGEVGEIVVRGPNVMAGYLGRPDITAEVLIDDWFLTGDLGRLDGDGYLSVVGRKKDLILRGGYNVYPREIEEILLGHSAVAQVAVIGVPHPVLGEEVWAIVVPARPEGVTSGSDEEIIEWGKQRLAAYKYPRRVEFTDALPMGSSGKVLKRMLVSKYESTAGSSLCG, encoded by the coding sequence ATGTCAGTTGCCGGCGTGCTGGCCGACACGGCGGCGCAGCGACCCAACCACTCGGCCGTGATCTACGAGTCCGAGCATTTCACCTACGGGTGGCTGTGGGAACAGGCGCGCCGCTACGCCTCCGTGCTGCGAGCCAACGGGGTACGGCCAGGAGACCGGGTCGCCATGCTCCTGGTCGACACCCCGCAGTTTCCCGCTGTGTACTTCGGCGTGCTGGCGGCCGGCGCCGTCGCGATCCCGCTGAATGTCATGTCGACCGCGTCGGAGATCGATCACGTCCTGACCGATGCCGACGCCCATTTTCTGGTGTGCTCCGCCTCCTTGCTCGCCCGGGCGAGCAAGGAGGCGGAGCCGCTCGGCACGGTGCTCCTCACTGTCGGCCCGGGCCCCGCGGGCACTGTCGACCTGGAGAACGCGGCACAGGAAACAGCGCCGATCGACGATTCCGCAGTGCGGGAACCCGACGATGTGGCGGTCGTGTTCTACACGTCCGGTACGACGGGTGAGCCGAAAGGGGTGATGCTCACCCACCGGAATATTCTGTACAACGTCGAGAGGATGGTCACCACTCCGTATGCGTTCCGGAGTGACGACGTATTGCTCGGGTGCTTGCCGCTGAGCCACGGCTTCGGTCAGATTTGTGGCATGCTGACGGGCTTCCGCGCCGGTATATCCATCGTCATGATGCCGAGGTTCTCCGGGCGGGAGGCCCTCGCGCTGATGACGAAACACCGGTGCACGGTTTTCATGGGTGTGCCGACAATGTATTTCAAGTTGCTCGATGCGGTGGCCCAGGGAGAGCAGGTTCCTCGGCTCGACCGCGTGTACAGCGGGGGATCCGCGCTTCCGGTCAAGACCCTCGAGGATGTCCGAAGCGCGTTCGGATGTCCTGTGTACGAGGGGTACGGGATGACCGAGACCTCTTGTAGCGTTGCCTATCACTATCCCGGCCTGACTTTTCGATCCGGAACAGTCGGTGTTCCGATCACTGGCATCACGGTCGGTATAGCTCGGCCGAATTCCGACAGGATAGATCTCCTGCCCGCCGGTGAGGTGGGCGAGATCGTGGTGCGCGGTCCGAACGTCATGGCCGGATATCTCGGTCGCCCAGATATCACCGCCGAGGTTCTGATCGACGACTGGTTCCTTACCGGCGATCTCGGCAGGCTGGATGGCGACGGCTACCTTTCGGTCGTGGGCCGTAAGAAGGACTTGATTCTGCGTGGTGGCTACAACGTCTATCCGCGCGAAATCGAGGAAATCCTCCTCGGGCATTCGGCCGTGGCGCAGGTGGCAGTTATCGGTGTTCCGCACCCTGTGCTTGGTGAGGAGGTCTGGGCGATTGTCGTGCCTGCCCGCCCGGAGGGCGTGACCTCTGGATCGGATGAAGAGATCATTGAATGGGGCAAACAGCGCCTCGCCGCATATAAGTACCCTCGTCGAGTCGAGTTCACCGACGCTCTCCCGATGGGGTCCAGCGGAAAGGTTCTCAAGCGGATGCTCGTCTCGAAATACGAGTCGACCGCCGGCTCGTCACTATGCGGCTGA
- the hemA gene encoding 5-aminolevulinate synthase, protein MNVHLASYLSGNTADDLAESKREFLEIGRRSGHYPMASARRDGVDSEVSVWCSNDYLGMGQNRQVIAAMHAAIDTHGVGSGGSRNIGGTNHYHVLLENELADLHGKESALLFTSGYTANEGSLSVLAGLPKDAVVFSDAKNHASIIDGLRHSGAQKHVFRHNDVAHLEELIAAAPADRPKLIVVESVYSMSGNVAPLAEIADIADKYGATTFIDEVHAVGMYGPQGAGIAAREGIADRFTVVMGTLAKGYGTVGGYIAGPAALVDAVRTYSRSFVFTTSLPPAVAAGSLASVQYLRSSDVERKLLSENARLLHSLLIAADIPFISTDSHIVAAFVGDDDMCKRASQLLFERHGIYVQSINAPSVPAGEEILRIAPSAVHDQNDVENFAHALHGIWKELNIPTASARDWFTSELCGGGARTAAKDGLLP, encoded by the coding sequence ATGAACGTTCACCTGGCATCATACCTGAGTGGGAACACCGCTGACGATCTTGCTGAAAGCAAGCGCGAGTTCCTGGAGATCGGCCGTCGTTCCGGTCATTACCCCATGGCCAGTGCGCGGCGTGATGGGGTGGATTCGGAAGTAAGTGTCTGGTGCAGCAACGACTATTTGGGAATGGGCCAGAATCGCCAGGTCATCGCGGCCATGCACGCCGCGATCGATACTCATGGCGTAGGCTCCGGAGGTTCCCGGAATATCGGTGGAACCAACCATTATCACGTCCTTCTCGAAAATGAGCTGGCGGATCTGCACGGCAAGGAATCCGCTCTCCTTTTCACATCGGGATACACAGCCAACGAGGGATCGCTCTCCGTGCTGGCGGGGCTGCCGAAGGATGCCGTCGTATTTTCCGATGCGAAGAACCACGCCTCGATCATCGACGGTCTCCGGCACAGCGGTGCGCAGAAGCACGTCTTCAGGCACAACGACGTCGCCCACCTGGAAGAATTGATCGCGGCCGCTCCCGCCGACCGCCCGAAGCTTATCGTCGTGGAATCGGTCTATTCCATGTCGGGCAACGTTGCACCGCTCGCCGAGATTGCCGACATTGCGGACAAGTACGGTGCCACGACCTTCATCGACGAGGTCCACGCGGTCGGTATGTACGGCCCGCAGGGCGCCGGCATCGCTGCGCGGGAAGGCATAGCCGATCGGTTCACCGTCGTGATGGGTACCTTGGCAAAGGGTTACGGAACGGTCGGCGGCTACATTGCGGGACCGGCTGCCCTCGTGGACGCGGTGCGGACCTATTCGCGCTCGTTCGTCTTCACCACCTCGCTGCCGCCGGCGGTCGCGGCCGGTTCGCTGGCGTCGGTTCAGTACCTGCGGTCCTCCGATGTCGAGCGAAAGCTTCTCTCGGAGAATGCGCGGCTTCTGCACAGCCTTCTGATCGCGGCCGACATCCCGTTCATTTCGACGGACTCCCATATCGTTGCGGCCTTCGTCGGTGATGACGATATGTGCAAGCGGGCGTCCCAGCTGCTGTTCGAGCGGCACGGGATCTACGTCCAGTCCATTAATGCCCCCAGCGTGCCCGCGGGCGAGGAGATCCTGCGCATCGCTCCGTCTGCCGTGCACGATCAGAACGATGTCGAGAACTTCGCCCACGCACTTCATGGAATCTGGAAGGAATTGAACATCCCGACCGCGAGTGCCCGAGACTGGTTCACGTCCGAGCTCTGCGGTGGCGGCGCCCGCACCGCCGCGAAAGACGGACTGCTGCCGTAA